The Lachnospiraceae bacterium oral taxon 500 genome window below encodes:
- a CDS encoding 50S ribosomal protein L36: MKVRSSVKPICEKCKIIKRKGKVMIICENKKHKQKQG, translated from the coding sequence ATGAAAGTAAGATCTTCGGTAAAACCTATTTGCGAAAAATGCAAAATTATTAAACGCAAAGGCAAGGTTATGATTATTTGCGAAAATAAAAAGCATAAGCAAAAACAAGGCTAA
- the map gene encoding type I methionyl aminopeptidase — MAIHIKTPQEIQYLREAGKIVAETHLYLESQLAIGMSTYDIDKLGEEFIRKAGAIPSFLNYEGYPASICVSINDEVVHGIPSKKRFLKEGDVVSLDIGAYKNGYHGDAARTHIMGNASAEIKKLVEVTKASFFKGMEMVKPGNHLYQISGAIQEYVEANGFSVVRDLVGHGVGRELHEEPQIPNYRPRGEGRGPRLQAGMVVAIEPMVNIGRPEVRILKDDWTIVTLDHSISAHYENTLAITEDGYELLTL; from the coding sequence ATGGCAATTCATATAAAAACACCGCAAGAGATTCAGTACCTGCGCGAAGCAGGCAAGATCGTAGCGGAAACGCATTTGTATTTGGAAAGCCAATTGGCAATCGGCATGTCAACTTATGACATTGATAAGCTGGGTGAGGAATTCATCCGCAAGGCAGGGGCGATACCTTCGTTCTTAAATTATGAGGGATATCCGGCCAGTATCTGCGTTTCAATCAATGATGAAGTTGTGCATGGCATTCCCAGCAAAAAGCGGTTTTTAAAGGAAGGCGATGTTGTCAGTTTAGATATCGGCGCGTATAAGAACGGTTATCATGGCGACGCCGCCCGGACTCATATTATGGGCAATGCTTCCGCTGAAATTAAAAAATTGGTGGAAGTAACCAAAGCCAGCTTTTTTAAAGGGATGGAAATGGTAAAGCCCGGTAATCACTTGTATCAGATTTCCGGTGCGATTCAGGAATATGTCGAAGCCAATGGTTTTTCCGTGGTCAGAGATTTGGTCGGGCACGGAGTCGGCAGGGAGCTGCACGAAGAACCGCAGATTCCAAACTATCGGCCCAGAGGCGAGGGCCGGGGGCCAAGGCTTCAGGCCGGGATGGTGGTGGCGATTGAGCCGATGGTGAATATCGGTCGTCCGGAGGTCAGAATCTTAAAGGATGATTGGACAATCGTGACTTTGGATCATTCCATTTCCGCGCATTATGAAAATACATTGGCGATTACCGAGGACGGGTATGAGCTGTTGACGCTGTGA
- a CDS encoding 30S ribosomal protein S13: MARIAGVDLPREKRIEIGLTYIYGIGRPSSNKILKEAGINPDTRVKDLTDSEVAKIRDIIDSQMVVEGDLRRDVALNIKRLMEIGCYRGIRHRKGLPVRGQKTKTNARTRKGPRRTVANKKK, from the coding sequence ATGGCACGTATTGCTGGTGTTGATTTACCAAGAGAAAAAAGAATAGAAATCGGATTAACATACATTTATGGCATCGGACGCCCGAGCTCAAACAAAATCTTAAAAGAAGCAGGCATCAATCCGGACACTCGCGTAAAAGACCTGACTGACAGTGAAGTAGCCAAAATCAGAGATATCATCGATTCGCAAATGGTTGTAGAAGGCGATTTGAGAAGAGATGTGGCCTTAAACATTAAAAGACTGATGGAAATTGGCTGCTACCGTGGAATTCGTCATCGTAAGGGTCTGCCGGTCAGAGGTCAAAAGACCAAGACGAACGCAAGAACGAGAAAAGGTCCGAGAAGAACAGTCGCCAATAAGAAGAAATAA
- a CDS encoding 50S ribosomal protein L17, with protein sequence MSAYRKLGRTSAQRKALLRNQVTALLYHGKIKTTETKAKEIRKIAEKLITLAVKEKDNFTEVTVTQKVPKKTADGKRVKEVVDGKKVTQYEEIQKTVKKDNPSRMNARRKMLQVLYPVTEVPAENSKRRANTKQADLVEKLFAEIAPKYVDRKGGYTRAIKLGERRGDAAEVVILELV encoded by the coding sequence ATGTCTGCGTATCGTAAGCTCGGCAGAACATCCGCACAGCGGAAGGCTCTGCTTAGAAATCAGGTTACAGCGCTGCTGTATCATGGTAAGATAAAGACGACTGAAACCAAAGCGAAAGAAATTCGCAAAATTGCAGAAAAATTGATTACGCTTGCCGTAAAAGAAAAAGACAACTTTACAGAAGTTACGGTCACTCAAAAAGTTCCGAAGAAGACGGCCGATGGAAAGCGGGTAAAAGAAGTTGTTGACGGCAAGAAGGTCACGCAATATGAAGAAATCCAAAAAACAGTGAAGAAGGACAATCCGTCTAGAATGAATGCCAGAAGAAAGATGCTTCAGGTACTTTATCCGGTTACGGAAGTTCCGGCAGAAAACTCCAAACGGCGGGCTAACACCAAGCAGGCGGATTTGGTAGAAAAGCTGTTTGCTGAGATTGCGCCGAAATATGTTGACCGGAAGGGCGGCTACACCCGGGCGATTAAGCTGGGCGAAAGAAGAGGCGACGCTGCGGAAGTAGTAATTTTGGAATTAGTATAA
- a CDS encoding RNA-binding protein gives MQDIKVGQLVISKAGRDKGEYFLAVQVAGEYVYLVNGKSRRIDQPKKKKIKHIQPTHWLSRNVAEEIGSYGKLSNADIQKEIAALLEKEE, from the coding sequence ATGCAGGATATCAAAGTAGGGCAGTTGGTTATTTCCAAGGCCGGCCGGGATAAGGGCGAGTATTTTTTGGCGGTGCAAGTCGCCGGGGAATATGTCTATCTGGTCAACGGCAAGTCCAGACGGATTGACCAGCCCAAAAAGAAAAAAATCAAGCATATTCAGCCCACCCATTGGCTGAGCCGCAATGTGGCGGAAGAAATCGGGTCGTACGGAAAATTAAGCAATGCCGACATTCAAAAGGAAATTGCCGCGTTGCTGGAGAAGGAGGAATAG
- a CDS encoding 30S ribosomal protein S11, which translates to MAKKNVVKRVAKKRVKKHIERGQAHIQSSFNNTIVTLTDAEGNALSWASSGGLGFRGSKKSTPYAAQMAAETAAKAALVHGLKTVEVMVKGPGSGREAAIRALQSAGLEVTSIKDVTPVPHNGCRPPKRRRV; encoded by the coding sequence GTGGCTAAGAAAAATGTTGTAAAAAGAGTCGCTAAGAAGCGCGTTAAAAAGCATATTGAACGCGGACAAGCTCATATTCAGTCAAGCTTTAACAATACAATCGTGACATTGACCGATGCAGAAGGCAATGCTTTAAGCTGGGCCAGCAGCGGCGGATTGGGTTTCCGCGGTTCCAAGAAATCGACGCCCTATGCCGCTCAGATGGCAGCGGAAACGGCAGCCAAAGCCGCTCTTGTGCATGGATTAAAGACAGTTGAGGTCATGGTTAAGGGACCGGGTTCGGGTCGGGAAGCAGCCATTCGGGCGCTTCAATCAGCGGGCCTGGAAGTAACGAGCATTAAGGACGTAACGCCGGTACCGCATAACGGCTGCCGCCCGCCGAAGAGAAGAAGAGTATAA
- a CDS encoding DNA-directed RNA polymerase subunit alpha codes for MFEFEKPKIDIQEISEDNCYGRFVIEPLERGYGTTLGNSLRRIMLSSLPGYAVTSIKIDGVLHEFSTIPNVKEDVTEVILNIKKLAIKGNTNSSEAKVAYIEFEGEGTVTAADIKTDADIEIVNPDQVIATLDGGSDSKLFMELTMARSRGYVPAEKNKMEEQPIGMIPVDSIFTPVKRVNLIVENTRVGEITDFDKLTLEVWTNGTIAPDEAVSLAAKVLNEHLNLFIDLSENAKNAEVMIEKEENDKEKALEMSIDELELSVRSYNCLKRANINTVEELINKTPDEMMKVRNLGRKSLDEVLAKLNELGLSLKPNNE; via the coding sequence ATGTTTGAGTTTGAAAAACCGAAAATAGATATTCAGGAAATATCAGAAGATAATTGCTACGGCCGGTTTGTAATCGAACCCTTAGAAAGAGGCTACGGTACGACGCTGGGAAACTCTCTGCGTCGGATTATGCTTTCTTCCCTGCCCGGTTACGCGGTAACCAGTATCAAAATTGATGGTGTTTTACATGAGTTTTCGACGATTCCGAACGTCAAAGAGGACGTTACGGAAGTGATCTTAAATATCAAAAAACTTGCGATTAAAGGAAATACCAACTCCTCTGAAGCAAAGGTTGCATATATTGAATTTGAAGGCGAGGGTACGGTAACCGCCGCCGATATCAAGACAGATGCCGATATTGAAATCGTCAATCCTGACCAGGTGATTGCTACGCTTGACGGCGGAAGTGATTCGAAGCTGTTCATGGAACTGACCATGGCGCGTTCGCGCGGCTATGTTCCGGCCGAAAAAAATAAGATGGAGGAACAGCCGATTGGTATGATTCCGGTGGATTCGATTTTCACTCCGGTCAAGAGAGTAAACCTGATTGTTGAAAATACCCGGGTCGGTGAGATTACAGACTTTGACAAGCTGACGCTGGAGGTCTGGACAAACGGTACGATTGCACCGGATGAAGCGGTTTCGCTGGCGGCTAAGGTGCTGAATGAGCATTTGAACTTGTTTATTGATCTGTCGGAAAATGCGAAAAATGCGGAAGTCATGATCGAAAAAGAAGAGAATGACAAGGAAAAGGCGCTGGAGATGAGCATTGACGAACTGGAATTGTCGGTTCGTTCCTATAACTGCTTGAAACGCGCCAATATCAATACAGTTGAGGAGTTGATCAATAAGACTCCGGACGAAATGATGAAGGTTCGTAACTTGGGCCGCAAGTCGTTAGACGAGGTTTTGGCCAAGTTAAATGAACTCGGTCTTTCGTTAAAACCGAATAATGAATAG
- a CDS encoding translation initiation factor IF-1, producing the protein MSKKDVIEVEGQVVEKLPNAMFQVKLENGHIILAHISGKLRMNYIRILPGDTVTIEMSPYDLSKGRIIWRDK; encoded by the coding sequence ATGTCAAAAAAAGATGTGATTGAAGTGGAAGGGCAGGTAGTGGAAAAGCTGCCGAATGCCATGTTCCAAGTCAAGCTGGAAAACGGACATATCATTTTAGCGCATATCAGCGGAAAATTAAGAATGAATTATATTCGTATTCTTCCCGGAGATACGGTTACGATTGAAATGTCGCCTTACGACTTGTCCAAAGGAAGAATTATTTGGAGAGATAAATAA